From one Synechocystis sp. PCC 6803 substr. PCC-P genomic stretch:
- the rfbG gene encoding CDP-glucose 4,6-dehydratase → MLDKSFWQGKSVFLTGHTGFKGSWLTLWLSQLGAKVSGYSLDPLTNPNLCELAEIAKCLRSDTRADVNDLANLQKAIAEARPEIVFHLAAQPLVRRSYRDPVGTFATNVMGTAHLLEALRASDSVRVVVIVTTDKVYRNVEWCWPYREDDQLGGHDPYSASKAACEIVVASYRDAFLREQGVAVASARAGNVIGGGDWSEDRLIPDVVRALDAKTMVIIRRPQAIRPWQHVLEPLAGYLLLAQKLWHSPELAGAYNLGPETKDAATVRQILEFASRIEPGLQVEYGDGNEGPHEAGWLSLEIAKARTLLGYRPSWGVEEAVRRTMIWYRSQRQGESPLTLCQTEIEEYEKELMALSDLAI, encoded by the coding sequence CCGTTTTTTTAACGGGCCATACGGGTTTTAAAGGCAGTTGGTTAACTCTCTGGCTCAGTCAGTTGGGAGCAAAGGTGTCGGGCTATTCATTAGATCCTCTGACAAACCCTAACTTATGTGAACTGGCTGAAATTGCTAAATGTTTGCGCTCTGATACTCGGGCTGATGTCAATGATTTAGCGAATCTTCAAAAGGCGATCGCCGAAGCCAGGCCGGAGATTGTCTTTCACCTTGCAGCCCAGCCTCTAGTGCGCCGTAGCTATCGTGATCCAGTCGGCACTTTTGCCACTAACGTGATGGGAACTGCCCACCTTCTTGAGGCGTTGCGGGCCTCTGACTCAGTGCGAGTGGTGGTGATTGTGACTACCGATAAGGTTTATCGCAATGTTGAATGGTGTTGGCCATACCGAGAAGATGATCAACTGGGAGGTCATGATCCCTATAGTGCGAGCAAGGCCGCCTGCGAAATCGTAGTAGCCAGTTATCGTGATGCCTTTCTTCGAGAACAAGGAGTGGCCGTGGCCAGCGCCCGGGCCGGCAATGTCATCGGAGGGGGAGATTGGTCAGAGGATCGTCTCATTCCTGATGTTGTCCGCGCCCTAGATGCAAAAACGATGGTCATAATCCGTCGTCCCCAAGCTATTCGTCCCTGGCAACATGTGTTAGAGCCTCTAGCTGGCTATTTATTGTTAGCTCAAAAACTTTGGCATTCACCAGAATTGGCAGGGGCCTATAACCTAGGCCCGGAAACAAAAGACGCAGCCACTGTGCGTCAAATATTAGAATTTGCTTCGCGAATAGAACCCGGCTTGCAAGTGGAATATGGCGATGGCAATGAAGGGCCCCATGAGGCGGGTTGGTTATCCCTCGAGATTGCAAAAGCGCGAACTTTACTGGGATATCGTCCTAGTTGGGGGGTCGAGGAGGCAGTACGACGCACAATGATCTGGTATCGTTCTCAACGACAGGGAGAAAGCCCATTAACTCTTTGTCAGACAGAAATTGAAGAATATGAAAAGGAGCTAATGGCTCTGTCAGACCTTGCTATCTGA
- a CDS encoding dTDP-4-dehydrorhamnose 3,5-epimerase family protein: MTEDLGIAGLRTVIRQPIGDRRGFLARLFCAEELKEVGWHKPIAQINHTHTAQGGTVRGMHYQNPPSAEMKLVTCIRGQVWDVAVDLRVDSPTFLTWQGVVLSADNNRALLIPEGCAHGFQALSDDVELIYCHSVAYNPMAEGGLNPQDPRLGIEWPQAITELSQRDQNHPLLDSTFLGLSL; encoded by the coding sequence TTGACTGAAGATTTGGGCATTGCCGGACTCAGAACCGTTATCCGTCAGCCCATCGGCGATCGCCGGGGATTTTTGGCCCGTTTGTTTTGTGCTGAGGAGTTGAAGGAAGTAGGTTGGCATAAACCCATTGCCCAGATTAACCATACCCATACGGCCCAAGGCGGCACTGTGCGAGGTATGCATTACCAAAATCCTCCCTCTGCGGAAATGAAATTGGTTACTTGCATTCGGGGTCAGGTTTGGGATGTGGCGGTGGATTTGCGGGTTGATTCCCCCACTTTTTTGACTTGGCAAGGGGTAGTACTAAGTGCGGATAACAATAGGGCATTGTTGATACCCGAAGGCTGTGCCCATGGTTTTCAAGCCTTGAGCGATGATGTTGAATTGATTTACTGTCACTCGGTCGCCTATAACCCGATGGCGGAAGGGGGGTTGAATCCCCAAGATCCTCGCCTAGGGATTGAGTGGCCCCAAGCAATTACCGAATTATCCCAGCGAGACCAAAATCACCCCTTACTAGATTCCACCTTTTTAGGTCTGAGTTTATGA
- a CDS encoding class I SAM-dependent methyltransferase, whose amino-acid sequence MAPSNYRIIPARPKSPLTRFHLFRSEFMKCRHCHTPLKQTFLDLGFAPPSNAYLNQIDLSRPEVTYPLRIKVCEQCWLVQTEDYTQAEELFCGDYAYFSSTSSSWLSHAARYVEKITERLGLTTDSFVIEVAANDGYLLKNFVAAGVPCLGIEPTASTAAAAEKLGIAVLKEFFGENLGRSLSAKGQQADLIIGNNVFAHVPDINDFTLGLKQALKPGGTITLEFPHLMQLLAQTQFDTVYHEHFSYLSLYTVTKIFAKAGLQVWDVEELPTHGGSLRVYGCHLGDRQVSERVRELLKQETAQGLQDLAIYQHFQERADQIKNQLLAFLIEQKTAGKVVAGYGAAAKGNTLLNYAGVKPDLLPFVCDASSSKQGKFLPGSHIAILPPTAIAEKHPDFVLILPWNLRTEIMTQLGYVGDWGGQFVTAIPNLQIC is encoded by the coding sequence GTGGCCCCAAGCAATTACCGAATTATCCCAGCGAGACCAAAATCACCCCTTACTAGATTCCACCTTTTTAGGTCTGAGTTTATGAAATGTCGCCATTGCCATACACCTTTAAAGCAAACATTCCTGGATTTGGGTTTTGCCCCCCCGTCCAATGCCTATTTGAACCAGATTGATTTAAGTAGACCGGAGGTTACTTATCCATTAAGGATCAAGGTTTGTGAACAGTGTTGGCTAGTACAAACAGAAGACTACACCCAGGCGGAAGAGTTATTCTGTGGGGACTATGCCTATTTTTCCAGCACGTCTAGTAGTTGGCTTAGCCATGCGGCCCGTTATGTGGAAAAGATTACAGAGCGGCTAGGTTTGACTACGGATAGTTTTGTCATTGAGGTGGCGGCCAATGATGGCTATCTGCTCAAGAATTTTGTGGCGGCGGGGGTTCCCTGTCTGGGCATTGAACCAACAGCTAGCACGGCGGCGGCGGCGGAAAAACTAGGGATTGCTGTTTTAAAAGAGTTTTTTGGAGAAAATTTAGGGCGATCGCTCTCAGCAAAGGGCCAACAGGCTGATTTGATTATTGGTAATAATGTCTTTGCCCATGTACCGGATATTAATGATTTTACGTTGGGTTTAAAACAAGCCCTGAAACCAGGGGGAACCATTACCTTAGAATTTCCCCACCTAATGCAATTACTGGCCCAGACCCAATTTGATACGGTTTACCATGAGCATTTTTCCTATCTTTCTCTCTACACGGTCACAAAAATCTTTGCTAAAGCTGGCTTGCAGGTGTGGGATGTGGAAGAGTTACCTACCCATGGCGGCAGTTTACGGGTCTATGGCTGTCATCTAGGCGATCGCCAAGTTAGTGAGCGAGTAAGGGAATTATTGAAACAGGAAACGGCCCAGGGTTTACAGGATTTAGCAATCTATCAGCATTTCCAGGAACGGGCAGATCAGATTAAAAATCAATTGCTAGCCTTTTTGATTGAACAGAAAACAGCGGGGAAGGTGGTGGCCGGTTATGGGGCAGCGGCTAAAGGTAATACTTTGCTCAATTATGCTGGGGTGAAACCGGATTTGTTGCCCTTTGTTTGTGATGCATCTTCATCTAAGCAGGGTAAGTTTTTACCCGGTAGTCATATTGCCATTTTGCCTCCAACGGCGATCGCCGAAAAACACCCGGATTTTGTCCTGATTTTGCCTTGGAATTTACGGACAGAGATCATGACCCAGTTGGGCTATGTGGGAGACTGGGGGGGGCAATTTGTGACCGCAATTCCTAATTTACAGATTTGTTAG
- a CDS encoding DUF29 domain-containing protein, with amino-acid sequence MVEATALTSLYEQDYPAWLDLTLTQLKQQQFSVIDWANLIEEIEELGREQRHKVESYLLRLLIHLLLYEHWQAERPWSGKGWEKEIDNFRLELDSLLESQVLHNHFETVLPKNYAKARKLAIKKSHLSPTIFPEVCPYTLGQILDFGWLP; translated from the coding sequence ATGGTTGAAGCAACAGCCCTCACCTCACTTTACGAACAAGATTATCCTGCCTGGTTAGATTTGACCCTAACACAACTTAAACAGCAGCAATTTAGCGTCATTGATTGGGCTAATTTGATTGAGGAAATAGAAGAATTGGGCCGAGAACAACGACACAAGGTAGAAAGTTATCTGTTGCGTCTTCTCATCCACCTACTTTTGTACGAGCATTGGCAAGCTGAACGCCCCTGGTCAGGTAAAGGCTGGGAAAAAGAGATTGATAATTTTCGGTTAGAGCTTGATTCCCTGCTGGAGTCCCAAGTTCTTCATAACCATTTTGAGACAGTTCTACCAAAAAACTACGCCAAAGCCCGCAAACTGGCTATCAAAAAATCTCACTTATCACCAACAATATTTCCTGAAGTTTGTCCCTATACCCTGGGTCAAATTCTTGACTTTGGTTGGTTGCCATAA